The following are encoded together in the Pygocentrus nattereri isolate fPygNat1 chromosome 3, fPygNat1.pri, whole genome shotgun sequence genome:
- the agtr1b gene encoding type-1 angiotensin II receptor: MNNSTTGPSEGLRLHCNMSGRHDFIFTFIPVVYACNFVIGMVGNSMVVAVIYRYMKLKTVANVFVLNLAVSDLTFLVTLPMWATFTATGYHWPFGSFLCKASAGLVIFNLYTSIFFLTALSMDRYLAIVHPVRSRRRRTLLYARITCVLVWTFAFLLSMPTALSRDVYRIENHVSIICGVLHSNEQIHLLVSLSILKSVLGFLVPFLIIITCYCLMGRALLGAKGILKKSSRSREDETLRILAAAVLAFFICWAPHQIFHFMELLAMLGVVKNCSVLDVIDTAMPFSICLAYFNSCVNPILYGFVGHNFRKNLLRLLRCGSAPVGGHPSFSSKITLSHRASGLLHLPSSKKVSEHNAKTSEEPKT, encoded by the coding sequence atgaacaACTCGACAACAGGCCCAAGTGAGGGCTTGCGGCTCCACTGCAACATGTCCGGCAGACACGACTTCATCTTCACCTTCATCCCTGTCGTCTATGCTTGCAATTTCGTCATTGGAATGGTGGGCAACAGCATGGTGGTGGCCGTCATCTACCGCTACATGAAGCTGAAGACTGTAGCCAATGTATTTGTGCTCAATCTAGCCGTGTCGGACTTGACCTTCCTTGTCACGCTGCCCATGTGGGCCACCTTCACCGCTACTGGTTACCACTGGCCCTTTGGAAGCTTTCTGTGCAAAGCTAGTGCCGGCCTGGTCATTTTCAACCTTTACACTAGTATATTCTTCCTCACAGCTCTTAGCATGGACCGCTACCTGGCCATTGTGCACCCTGTGCGCTCCAGGAGACGACGGACCCTACTCTATGCCCGAATCACTTGCGTCTTGGTCTGGACCTTTGCTTTCTTACTTAGCATGCCCACAGCACTGAGCCGAGACGTCTACAGGATCGAGAACCACGTGTCCATAATATGCGGTGTCCTGCACAGCAATGAGCAGATCCACTTGCTAGTCTCCCTAAGTATCCTGAAGAGTGTGTTGGGCTTCCTTGTGCccttcctcatcatcatcacctgCTACTGCTTGATGGGCCGCGCCTTGCTTGGTGCTAAGGGCATACTGAAGAAAAGCTCCCGCTCACGAGAGGATGAGACGCTACGCATTCTAGCTGCTGCAGTCCTAGCCTTCTTCATCTGCTGGGCCCCTCACCAGATCTTCCACTTCATGGAGCTGCTGGCAATGCTGGGAGTGGTGAAGAACTGCAGTGTGCTGGATGTTATTGACACCGCCATGCCCTTCAGCATCTGCCTCGCCTACTTCAATAGCTGTGTCAACCCCATCTTATATGGATTTGTGGGACACAATTTTCGCAAGAACCTTTTGAGATTACTGCGCTGTGGGTCAGCTCCAGTTGGGGGTCATCCCAGTTTCAGCAGTAAAATTACTCTATCTCACAGAGCATCTGGGTTACTGCATCTCCCCAGTAGTAAAAAGGTTTCAGAGCATAATGCTAAGACATCGGAAGAGCCAAAAACCTAG